GACCCGGATAAGCTGCTCGATTTGAACTACCGTTATCTCGATGAATTTTCCCGGAATGAGCGGGTAGACGAGCTGTCCAACTGGATTTTCAAAGCTCTGGATAGTATAATGGACATTATTTATGGTAATGTCAACCTAAAACACCTTGAGGTAATAGAAAGGGCAACGGAATTTATCCGGAAAAATTATGACCGCAACCTAAGTCTCAACGATATTGCCCAGGCTTGTTTTATCAGCTCGTATCATCTCAGCCACATCTTTAAGGAACAGTTGAATTGCACCATTATGGAATATTTGACCAGGGTGCGCATGGAAGAGGCCAAGAAAATGTTGTCCAATCCCCGTTTCACTATAATAGATATTGCTGAAAAAATCGGTTACAACGACCCCGGGTATTTTTGCCGGGTCTTCAAGAAAAAAGAAGGAATCACCCCGTCCGCTTATAAGAAGCAGTTGATGTAAGACAGAAAGGAAGAGAGGAATTTGTATCTTGCGCAGATAGCTTATGCCCTTAAAACAGGAGATACGGCGGAAATTCGGCGCCTGACCGCCATGGCTCTGGAGGAGGGCGTCTCGCCCGAACAAATTCTTAATGAAGCATTGATTCCCTCTATGGAAGAAGTGGGCCAGCAGTTCAGGGGAAGTGAGATATTTATTCCTGAGGTTATGAAATCTGCCCGGGCTATGCATGGAGCTATTCGCCTGTTGCAGCAGAAACTTGTTTATTCACCGAAACAGGAAAAGACGGTTAAGATTCTCATCGGAACAGTAGCCGGCGATCTACATGATATCGGGAAAAACCTGGTCAGTATGTTTTTGACAGCTAAAGGGTATGAGGTTATTAACCTGGGGATAGATGTACCCGTTGAGGATTTTGTTTGGGCTGTACGGAAACATAAACCGCATGTTTTGGCCATGTCGGCACTGCTGACAACAACAATGCCGTCCATGCTCGATACAATTAACGAATTAAAGAGAGTCGGGTTAAGGGATAAAGTAAAAGTTCTTGTCGGTGGGGGGCCGGTAACGAAGCAATTTGCCGAAGAAATAGGCGCCGACGGTTACGGGTATGATGGTAAAGCCGCTGTTGACTGGGTGGCGGAACACGTTAAAATTTAGAAGAATATGAAAGCGCTTTTTGCTTTGGCAAAAAGCGATGTTTTATAAAGAAATTTTTTAGGGGTGATGTCTTTGGAAAGCGGGAACGACTTATTTAATTATCTTAAAGATATTGCCAATAATTGCGGAGGAAACCTTCTGGAATTAAACATTAAACACATAAAACCCAAACAGAGCATCCGGTTAAAATGCCAGATGCCATTGTGCAGACACTACGGTGTCTGTAAAGTTTGCCCTCCCTTTATTCCGAGCGTTCAAGAATTTACAGAAGCCTTGAGTGATTACAGCAAGGCATTTCTTATTGTTTACCGGGAAAGAATTTCTGATATAGAAGAATACAGGAAGGACTATGCCGCAGAACTTAAACTGGCTGAAATAGTACACAACCTTGAAGCAGCCGCCTTTAAGCGCGGCGAATATCAGGCTATAGGGCTGGTTGTAGGCGGTTGCAAACTATGTGAAAAATGCGCACCCCCCGGAGAGTCGTGCCGTCACCCCAGAAAGGCCCGCCCTAGCCCGGAAGGAC
The nucleotide sequence above comes from Thermincola ferriacetica. Encoded proteins:
- a CDS encoding cobalamin B12-binding domain-containing protein, which codes for MYLAQIAYALKTGDTAEIRRLTAMALEEGVSPEQILNEALIPSMEEVGQQFRGSEIFIPEVMKSARAMHGAIRLLQQKLVYSPKQEKTVKILIGTVAGDLHDIGKNLVSMFLTAKGYEVINLGIDVPVEDFVWAVRKHKPHVLAMSALLTTTMPSMLDTINELKRVGLRDKVKVLVGGGPVTKQFAEEIGADGYGYDGKAAVDWVAEHVKI
- a CDS encoding DUF2284 domain-containing protein, with translation MESGNDLFNYLKDIANNCGGNLLELNIKHIKPKQSIRLKCQMPLCRHYGVCKVCPPFIPSVQEFTEALSDYSKAFLIVYRERISDIEEYRKDYAAELKLAEIVHNLEAAAFKRGEYQAIGLVVGGCKLCEKCAPPGESCRHPRKARPSPEGLGIDITKLAREAGVPIEWPPKEYVHLLGLLLI